In Rutidosis leptorrhynchoides isolate AG116_Rl617_1_P2 chromosome 2, CSIRO_AGI_Rlap_v1, whole genome shotgun sequence, one genomic interval encodes:
- the LOC139888333 gene encoding uncharacterized protein — translation MIFGLKVNFSKSCLYAIRVPNAEIEEMAAIMGCSIGKLPFTYIGLPLGCKMNKSKDWDLIVEKVLNKLSDWKAKSMSFDGSITLIKSVLSSLPLYAFSLFRAPSCIINLLEGRVKYWVFKGKKSSPSREIVVALSC, via the exons ATGATTTTCGGGCTAAAAGTCAATTTCTCAAAAAGTTGCTTATATGCCATTAGAGTCCCAAATGCTGAAATTGAGGAAATGGCCGCTATCATGGGATGTAGTATTGGAAAATTACCCTTCACATACATCGGCCTTCCACTTGGTTGTAAAATGAACAAATCGAAAGATTGGGACTTGATTGTTGAAAAGGTGCTAAATAAACTATCGGATTGGAAGGCGAAGTCAATGTCATTCGACGGTAGTATCACTCTTATAAAGTCGGTCCTTAGTAGTCTCCCACTGTATGCTTTCTCCCTCTTCCGCGCTCCGTCGTGCATCATCAACTTGCTTGAAG GGCGGGTTAAATATTGGGTCTTTAAGGGCAAAAAATCTAGCCCTTCTAGGGAAATAGTGGTGGCGCTTTCGTGTTGA